In Terriglobia bacterium, the genomic stretch CCAGGGCCGGACTTCTTGAACGACGGTCTGATGCATGCTAGCTCCTATTGGGCGATTCCCTTACGGCCTGTCACAAGTGCTGGTTCGTTTCAGTGGGCGGCAGAAGTCCGAGCGCAGATGTAACGTGTGTGTCAGTAGGCTGCCATTATTTCACAGGTCAGAGGCTGAATCCGGAAAATGACGAAAACATTGGTATCGGATGAATAGTAGGAAACGGCAGATCGTACGAGTCGGGCGCTGGGCCGGACAGTCCGGCATCTAGCGCGCTGCTTCCAGCACGGGCTGGTCAGCGGGTGCGGGATATCCCGGCGAAGCTTGCCGGATGGGTTCGCGGACGGGCACGCGCACAGGCGCCTTCACCGCCACCGGCCCGTGCGTGCGGAAGGGAAGTTTGAACTTGCGGGCAATCTCCGGCCAAAACTCTCTGAGCACGTCCCAGCCAATGTCATTGGCCACGCTGAAGCCAACTCGACTGGTGGTGGGTCCAAAGCCGCGGGGATTTCCCGGATGATAGACGTTGCTCAGCACTTTCATGCTGACCGTGGTCATCCACTCAGAGTAATTGAACATCGGCCGCCCGGAATCGCTGCGCGCGACGAAACGGTGCGCCAGCGCATGTGCCAGGCGCTGGTTGGCGGAGCCTTGCCCCATGCGATAGTAGCGCGGGTCCTGATGAAACAATGAAGGATACAAAAACGTGCCAAAGAATTCGCTGGCCACACTGTCGCTGAGCGCGGCGGAATAACGGTGGCCGTAACCGGCAATGCCCTGGCCATACGCGGCGTCAGTGTGCGTGATATGCGCGGACCCGGCGTCCCAGGCGGCGCCCAGAAAGTTGAGCGGATCGGCGGAGTGCTTCACGAACAGGTTGAACTTGTCATGCGCGTCCATTACGCAGGGAATGGCGCTATGGCGGCGCGGCATGGGGACGGTGACGCTGTCCACGCGCTGCGAAACTTTGGCGACGATCTTGTTCAGCGGGCCGCTGTAATCGTCAACGTCAAAAGGTTCGACGAAGGTCGCGCACTGCTTCGCGGGCGTGACCGGTTTGATCGGCGCCGGCACGAACGCTGGCGGCGGCAGCGTGACCGAAGGCGTCATGTTCTCAATCGCCAGACCACTCATGTTGGTCATGAGCTGCGCGCGCGCCGAGCCACAAGCGGCCAGCAGGCATACGAGCACGAATTGTCGTTTCATCTCGCGCATGAATCACGCCGTGAAATCGTGCCCGGCAGGTTGCTAATGTACCGGGCAATGCTTTCAGCGGTTAGGGTACTTTGGTCCTTGTCCGCGCCGATTTGCGGCGTGTACATGTTGTGAGACACCTAACCCACACAAAGCAGAACAGTTTTCCGAGTGTCATTATTTGTCAGCCGGCCGGGGACATGTACCGGAGAGCGGGGTAAGTCGAATCCAGGCGGATTCGCACCTATATATAAGACAAGGAAGTGGGGAAGTTGGCTGCCGCGTATAATCAACCTCCGCAAAGGGAGACACAGATGAAAGCCAGCGTTGCCGCCGGGATGTTGACGTTCTTTTTGATGGCTGCGATTGCAGCGTGGGGCAAAGAAGGCCGCGCCGTAGTGGTGTATGACGACGTGGCCACCGAGATCAATCCCGCGTTGGAAGAGTCCAGTCAGTTGTGGATTCCCAAAGCAGACCTTGTTCGCGCCACGCGATTTGAAGTGAAGCCGCAAGGCGTGTGTCGCGACGAAATCTGCATTCCGCTGCCCAAAGCCAGAATGCAGGAGTTTGTTCGCAAGAGCTCTGGTCGCGAATGGTTCAACCTGACGGCCTTTGCCCAGCTCACTCACCAAGCGGTGGCGCATGACGCGGCGGCATCCGTCTGGTATTTCGGCTTGCGCTCTGACCAGCAGCAGACGCTGGCATCGTTGCAGGCGCCGGACTTTACCCTGCCGGACATCAACGGCAAGCCGCATTCGCTGTCTGATTTTCGTGGCAAAAAAGTTTTGCTGGTCACCTGGGCCTCGTGGTGAGGCTGCCGCTTTGATCTGCCAGGCTGGCAGGTGCTTTACCAGCAACTGAAAGACAAGAACTTCGAAATCGTCTCCGTCGCCCAGGACACCAGCGGCGTCAAAGACGCCGGGCCGTGGATTGATCCGCTCAAGTTCGCCAACGCCAGACCGGACTTGCCCAAAGAGACCATCGAAAGAGCGCGGCAAACCGGTCCGCTGACCTTCACCGTGCTCATTGACCAGGAGCACCTGGTTTCCAAGCTCTACAACATGGTCAACGTGCCTACCGGCGTTTGGATCAACGAGAAGGGAAGAATCGTCCGTCCGAATGAAGTGGCATTCGTGGATGATCGCTTCAAGAGCTTCAGCGGCCTGGATTCGGCTCCTTACATCAGCGCGCTGAAAGACTGGGCGGAAAAGGGCGACGCCAGCCCTTACGCTATGAGCGAAGACCGCTTGCGGGAAAAGCTGGCGCCGGCCGACCCTAACATCGCTCTGGCCGCCGCGGAGTTTGGCTTGGGCGAGCATTTGTATAAGGCCGGCCATCTGGCGGAGGCGATTCCCCATTTCAAAGAAGCCCAGCGGCTCAATCCCAAAAGCTGGAACTATAAGCGGCAGGCGTGGGCGCTCTCGGACGCCAAACGCGACTACGGGACCAGCTTTCGCGAAGAAGTGGACAAAATCGGCGGAAGCAAGGTCTATTATCCGCCGCCGGAGTTGCCGAAGGAGAAAAAGCCGTAAGCGCGTCCATGCCGAAGGTGCCGTCCCGAACCGGAGCACTAGCTACGCTGCGTCCCCAACTTCATGCGCGGGTGCGCAGGTGAGGGAACTGCTCCGCTACACGAAGTGGGAACGGAACTCGCGAACCAGGAGACCACCAGAGCAGATTCCTCGACCTCAGGAAAGCGCACTGAAGGCTGAAACACCCATGCGAGTTCGGCCTCGGAATGACAATTCTCTCTTGCGGATTTGTCAGATGCTCTGGCGAATATCTTGACCGGCGGACTGTAACGTTCTTGTTCTAGCCGCCACTATCTTAGATATACTTTCGATTTGATACAGCATCGGTTGAGTGAAGGAGAAAGGGCATGAGCGCCTTTCAGCCGAAACAGAAGCAGCCTCCGCAGCGGACAGCGTCCACCACCGCCGGGCCGAGAACACCCGTCCGCTCGTCCAATCAGCACGAGCATCCGTTTCTGAATTTGCAGCGAACGATTGGCAATCAGGCGGTGCTGCGCCTGCTGCGAGCCAGCTCCGAGGGCCCAGGGCTTGGCTCTGCGGCTAGCAGACAAGGCTCCTCCGGACTAGGCATCGGCCGCATACCCGTCTCTTCCGCGCCGGCGAAGACCCTCCAGACGAAGCTGACAGTGAACACGCCCGGAGACTCTTTTGAGCAGGAAGCCGACCGCGTGGCTGACCAGGTCATGCGCATGACGGCCCCCAGCGTCTCTGCGCCGCCCGCGATGTCCGGCAGTGTAGCCGGCCTGCAGCGCGCGTGCGCCTGCGGCGGGACTTGCTCTGACTGCAAAAACGCTGAGTACGACGACGAGCATACTCACGTGCAAATGAAATCCGCCGGACCAGGCGACGCAGGTGGGATGGAAGCGCCGCCGATTGTGCATGAAGTGCTGCGCTCGCCCGGCCAACCGCTGGACGCCGCGACGCGCGCCTTCATGGAGCCGCGCTTCGGACACGACTTCAGCGGGGTGCGGGTGCATACGGATGCAAGGGCGGCGGAATCGGCGAGTGCGGTCGGCGCCCTGGCCTACACCGCGGGGCAGAACATTGTTTTTGCTCCGGGCCAGCACAATGCGGCCTCGCACAGCGGACGCAAATTGCTTGCCCATGAACTCTCCCATACCTTGCAAGCGGCCCCGGCGGGAACAGCCGCTCGGACGGTCATGAGAAAGGACGACGCCAAGAAGCCTCCAGAATGCAAAAAGGTCATCGGGCCCATACGCCCGGTTTTCTTCAAGGACGACGCCAAAGATAAATCCCCCACCGGTCAAAGCCTCAACACCAGGCTGGCGGAAGCAAATCGCATCTGGGACAAGTGTGGCATTAACTTTTCCGCGGGCACGCCACGGGTGATTGAAGAAAAAGACGCCAAACATGCCAACTCCGGAACTGAGTTTTCGAAGCTTATGGATGCCCACGGAAAGAGTGGTTCAGGCCCTGAAGTTTTCTTTTTCGATAGTGACCTGAAGAAATTTGGCGGCGGTGTAAAAGGGCCAAAGGACGAAATAGGCGACGAAGCAAAGATCATGCTCTCCGATCAAGGGGCCAACAAGCGCCTGCTGGCCCATGAACTCGGCCATGCCATGGGGAATGCACTCCTTCACCCGGATGCAGCTCCCTACATTCCCCCAGGTACAATCATGGAGCCAAGCGGCATAGATGGAACCAATCCTGACGTGGTAACGCAATCAATGTGCGCGCTCATCGAGTGGCCTAAAAAGATTCCGGCCAAGGAATGCTTGCATCCTGATCCCGACTCCCCGAAGGCCGCGCCGCAGCCGCCGCAGACCAAAGACCCCAAGGAAAGTCAGCCCCCCAAAAAGTAAAGACCAGGCTGTTAAACGCGGGCGTCCCTCTGCTCTCTCTGCGTCCGCTGCCGTAAGTCTTCTGCTGTTGATTGCTCCCCTGTGCTATAACATTCCGTTTCCCCCAAGGAGCCTCCTTATGCAACGTGCCGCTCGCCTGTTCGCGATCGTTCTCGTCTTTGCCGCCGCCATCGCCGCCCTGGCCGACAAGCGTCTGCTCACGGAGAAAGACATCTTCCAGTTCTCCTGGATCGGCGATCCGCAGGTCTCGCCCGACGGCGCCCGCGTGGCCTTCGTCAAGGTCACCGTCAACGACAAAAAAGACAGCTATGACACCGCGATCTGGAGCGTCTCCACGCGCGGCGACGAGCCGCCGCGCCGCATGACGGACGGCAAGCATGACACTTCGCCGCGCTGGTCGCCGGACGGCAAGTGGCTGGTTTTTGTGCGCACACCGGAAGCCGGCGGTCCGCCCGCTCCGGGAACAAGGCCGCCAGCGGCGCAGCTTTACATGTTGCCGGTGAGCACCGGCGGCGAATCGTGGAAATTCACTGACCTTCCGCGCGGCGCCGGCGCTCCCATGTGGTCGCCCGACGGAAAGCTGATCGCGTTCAGCAGCGACACCAATCCGGAAGACCTGGCCAAAGCGCGCAAAAAAGATCCCAAAGCAAGAGCTGACGCCGCAAAAGATGCGCCCAAAGATTCCAAAGACGAAAAGCCCGATACCGCTCCCAAGCCTCCGGCAGACGGCGCGGACGCCGACCGCGAAAGCGACGTTCGCGTGATCACCCGCTCAGTCTATCGCCTGAACGGCGCGGGCTATCTCGACTACAAGCATCCCGGGCACATTTGGGTGGTCGCGGCGCCGCAAAGCTCAGACGACGACGTGAAGCCCAAGCAGCTGACCAGCGGAAAATATTCTGAGGACGCATTCGCCTGGTCGCCCGACTCCACCCACATCTACTACACCACTAACCGCGTAGACGATCCTTCCTATGAGCTTCCACGCGCGGACGTGTACGCGGTGCACGCAGCCGCCGGCGGAGATCCACAGAAAATTGCTTCCATCAACATGGGCCCGCGGGCGATTTCGCTCAGTCCGGACGGCAAGCGCCTGGCGTTCTGCGCTTCCGTGAACGAGCCGGTGCAGTCGTACACCGAGCCCGATCTTTGGGTGATGGACCTGGCCGCGGACGCCAAGCCGCGCAACCTGACCGCCAGTTTTGATTACGACGTGTGCAGCGGCGTAGGCGGCGACCAGGGAACGCCTCGCGCCGGCGGCGGCGATCGCGTGGTGTGGTCGGCGGACGGCAACAGTTTATTTGCCGTGACCGCGCAGGAAGGCCGCGCCAACCTGATGCAGTTTGACATCGCGTCGAGCAAGATCACGCCGGTGACCAAAGGCAATCAAGCGGTGGAGCGTTATCGCGCCACGCACGACGCAGCAGAATTTGTTGTGCTGATCTCCACGCCCACCAGCATCGGCGACCTCTTCCTGGCGGACCGCTCGGGCTCGGCGCCGAAGCAGCTCACGCATATCAACGACAAGCTCTTTTCGCAGCTCAACCTGAGCGAGCCGGAAGAAATCTGGTACCTGAGCTTTGACGGCCGCAAGATCCACGCGTGGATCCAGAAGCCGCCGGATTTTGACGCCAACAAAAAGTATCCGCTCATCCTTAATATCCACGGCGGGCCGCACGCAGCGTATGGCTGGGTCTTCGACCATGAATTTCAATGGATGGCGGCCAAGGGCTACGTGGTGTTGTATCCGAACCCGCGCGGCAGCACGTCATACGGGCAGCAGTTCGGCAACATTATTCAGTACCACTATCCCGGTGACGACTTCAAAGACCTGATGGCCGGCGTGGATGAAGTCCTAAAGAAAGGTTACGTTGATGCCAAGAAGCTGGGCGTGACCGGCGGCAGCGGCGGCGGCCTGCTCACCAACTGGGTGGTCGGCCACACCGACCGTTTTGCCGCGGCGGCGGCCCAGCGCGACATCGCCAGCTGGGCGGACTGGTGGTACACCGCGGACTTCACGCTGTATCGCGAATCATGGTTCAAAGCGCCGCCGTTTGACGATCCGCAAGACTACGTGAACCGCTCGCCCATCACCTACATCAAGAACGTCCACACGCCACTGATGCTCATTCTGGGCGAAGCCGACTATCGAACTCCGCCCACGGCCGGCGGAGAGGAAATGTTCCGCGCGCTCAAATTCCTGAAGCGTCCGGTGATCATGGTGCGTTTCCCCGGAGAGTCGCATGAACTTTCGCGCTCCGGACAGCCGTGGCATCGCGTGGAACGCTTGCAGCACATCGTGGGCTGGTTCGATAAATATCTGCAAGGCCAGCACAAGCCGGAGTATGACGATGTTGTGGAAGCAGAACCCGTGCCTGCGGCAGAAGCTAACCCGCCGGCAAAGAAACCCAAGAATGCCAAGCCCAAGAAGTAGCGGAGGCGCCATTCCAGCAGTCAAAGGCTATCGTCGCAGCCAGGCGGGCACGCAGCCCAACCATCTGCATCCGGCTTATGCGTCGTCAGTGCTGCGCGCTCCCAGCCAGCCGCTGGTCAGGATTCCGCAAACGCTTTCGGAAGTCACCGGGCCTTTGTTCGCGCAGGAAGCGGCGCGCGCAAAAGCCTGCGACCTGACGCGCCGGCACGCGGGCGAGGCCATCGGCGAACGCATCATCGTCAGCGGACGCGTGATGGATGAAGACGGCCGCCCCGTGCCGAACACGCTCATCGAAATATGGCAGGCGAATGCCGCGGGCCGCTACTTCCATTCTGTTGACCAGCACAACGCGCCGCTCGATCCTAACTTCGCCGGCTGCGGCCAGGTTTCCAGCGACGCCGACGGGCGCTATCGCTTCGTCAGCATCCGGCCCGGCGCGTATCCCTGGCGCAACCACTACAACGCGTGGCGTCCTTCGCACATACACTTCTCCGTCTTCGGTCCCGCGTTTGCCACGCGGCTGGTCACCCAGATGTACTTTCCCGGCGACCCGCTGCTGCCGTTTGATCCCATCTTCAACTGCACGGCAGATGAGCAAGCTCGCCGGCGGCTGATCTCCGTCTTCGACTGGGAAAGCACTGTTCCTGAGCAAGCCATCGGTTACCAGTTCAATTTTATTTTGCGCGGCCGCGATGCTACGCCGTTTGAGGCGAAACCATGAGCCTTCCGGCCACCACGTGGCAAACCGTCGGGCCGTACTTCCGGCTGGGTTGTGATGCATTGAACTGCTCTGAGATGGCCGTTCCCGGCGTCGCCGGCGAACGCATCACTATCCAGGGACGCGTGCTGGATGGAAACGGAGACGGCGTCCCCGACGCCATGCTGGAAATCTGGCAGGCCGACGCCAACGGCAAGTACGCGCACCCCGAAGATCCTCAGCAAAAAGATCTACAAACAGAAGACGAGCGGGGAAAAGTGGTCGGGGTAAACTTCAGCGGCTTTGGAAGAATTCCCACTGACGAGCAGGGAAGTTTCAAGTTCAGCACCATCAAGCCTGGTCCGATGCCAGGGCCGGACGGAAGGCTGCAAGCGCCGCACCTTGTGGTTTCGATTTTCATGCGCGGGCTGTTGATCCGGCTGGTGACGCGGATTTATTTCGCCAACAATCCTCAGAATGACGAAGACTACGTTCTCAGCCTGGTAAGTCCGGAGCGCCGCGCTACACTGCTGGCAAGCCCAGTCGCTGGCGATAAAGCTGTACTGGAGTGGAATGCGATTCTGCAAGGCAAAGGCGAAACGGTGTTTTTCGATATCTAGCTAGGCTGCAAAACGTGGCTTAATCAGAATTTTAACGCGGAGACGCAATGAGCACTCAGAAAGCGAACCTGACGCAAGGCGAAATTCCTGCGCCGCTCTCTGCGCGCTATGAATTTGGCCTGGTCGTACTGGTGTTCTTTACCTGGGGCGCGGTCTTTCTTGACCGCATGAGCGTCCTCTACCTGGCTCCCTATATTGCGCCTACTCTCCACCTCACTCATGCGCAGGTTGGATTGCTGGCTTCGTCGCTGGCGGTGGCTTGGGCCTTGTCATCCCTATTATTCGGAGCTGTTTCTGATCGTGTTGGCCGCCGGCCGGTGCTCATCCCCGCGGTGTTTGTCTTTTCCATCCTCTCGTGGGTCTCCGGTATCGCCAGATCATTCAGCCAGCTCCTGGTGGTGCGCACGCTGATGGGCGTTGCGGAAGGTCCCACGTGGTCCACCATCACCGCCACGGTGGAGGAGTCTTCCGCGCCGGAACGCCGCGGGCGCAACGTTGGCGTGGTGGTCAGCGCCGCAGCGCTGGTAGGACTGGCGCTGGCGCCGGTCTTGACCACGCAAATTGCCGAGCGCTGGGGATGGCGTGCCGCATGCTTCGTCGCCGGCGTTCCCGGTTTGGTGTTGGGCGTTCTGCTGTGGAAGTTCATTCCTCGCCGCGCGACCACCGGTGCTGCCAGCGCCCATGCCAAGCCCACGCTTTCGGGATACCTTTCGTTGTTGCGCCATCGCAATATG encodes the following:
- a CDS encoding S9 family peptidase, whose protein sequence is MQRAARLFAIVLVFAAAIAALADKRLLTEKDIFQFSWIGDPQVSPDGARVAFVKVTVNDKKDSYDTAIWSVSTRGDEPPRRMTDGKHDTSPRWSPDGKWLVFVRTPEAGGPPAPGTRPPAAQLYMLPVSTGGESWKFTDLPRGAGAPMWSPDGKLIAFSSDTNPEDLAKARKKDPKARADAAKDAPKDSKDEKPDTAPKPPADGADADRESDVRVITRSVYRLNGAGYLDYKHPGHIWVVAAPQSSDDDVKPKQLTSGKYSEDAFAWSPDSTHIYYTTNRVDDPSYELPRADVYAVHAAAGGDPQKIASINMGPRAISLSPDGKRLAFCASVNEPVQSYTEPDLWVMDLAADAKPRNLTASFDYDVCSGVGGDQGTPRAGGGDRVVWSADGNSLFAVTAQEGRANLMQFDIASSKITPVTKGNQAVERYRATHDAAEFVVLISTPTSIGDLFLADRSGSAPKQLTHINDKLFSQLNLSEPEEIWYLSFDGRKIHAWIQKPPDFDANKKYPLILNIHGGPHAAYGWVFDHEFQWMAAKGYVVLYPNPRGSTSYGQQFGNIIQYHYPGDDFKDLMAGVDEVLKKGYVDAKKLGVTGGSGGGLLTNWVVGHTDRFAAAAAQRDIASWADWWYTADFTLYRESWFKAPPFDDPQDYVNRSPITYIKNVHTPLMLILGEADYRTPPTAGGEEMFRALKFLKRPVIMVRFPGESHELSRSGQPWHRVERLQHIVGWFDKYLQGQHKPEYDDVVEAEPVPAAEANPPAKKPKNAKPKK
- a CDS encoding MFS transporter codes for the protein MSTQKANLTQGEIPAPLSARYEFGLVVLVFFTWGAVFLDRMSVLYLAPYIAPTLHLTHAQVGLLASSLAVAWALSSLLFGAVSDRVGRRPVLIPAVFVFSILSWVSGIARSFSQLLVVRTLMGVAEGPTWSTITATVEESSAPERRGRNVGVVVSAAALVGLALAPVLTTQIAERWGWRAACFVAGVPGLVLGVLLWKFIPRRATTGAASAHAKPTLSGYLSLLRHRNMWLCCLGSMGFMTWLWVMHTFAPSYLTEVNKSSGTSMGLILGASGLGAFIWGMVLPWLSDYTGRKPALLMVALVSAVVPLTYQIPFLISHPWLMATAGFVANGGQAIAALTLVIIPSETVPPQFHATAIGLTTLCGEIFGGTIAPAVSGRIADRYGLVSSLWIAAAGALLVFVAGIFMRETAPSKAAR
- the pcaG gene encoding protocatechuate 3,4-dioxygenase subunit alpha, coding for MSLPATTWQTVGPYFRLGCDALNCSEMAVPGVAGERITIQGRVLDGNGDGVPDAMLEIWQADANGKYAHPEDPQQKDLQTEDERGKVVGVNFSGFGRIPTDEQGSFKFSTIKPGPMPGPDGRLQAPHLVVSIFMRGLLIRLVTRIYFANNPQNDEDYVLSLVSPERRATLLASPVAGDKAVLEWNAILQGKGETVFFDI
- a CDS encoding redoxin domain-containing protein; the protein is MKASVAAGMLTFFLMAAIAAWGKEGRAVVVYDDVATEINPALEESSQLWIPKADLVRATRFEVKPQGVCRDEICIPLPKARMQEFVRKSSGREWFNLTAFAQLTHQAVAHDAAASVWYFGLRSDQQQTLASLQAPDFTLPDINGKPHSLSDFRGKKVLLVTWASW
- a CDS encoding DUF4157 domain-containing protein; this encodes MSGSVAGLQRACACGGTCSDCKNAEYDDEHTHVQMKSAGPGDAGGMEAPPIVHEVLRSPGQPLDAATRAFMEPRFGHDFSGVRVHTDARAAESASAVGALAYTAGQNIVFAPGQHNAASHSGRKLLAHELSHTLQAAPAGTAARTVMRKDDAKKPPECKKVIGPIRPVFFKDDAKDKSPTGQSLNTRLAEANRIWDKCGINFSAGTPRVIEEKDAKHANSGTEFSKLMDAHGKSGSGPEVFFFDSDLKKFGGGVKGPKDEIGDEAKIMLSDQGANKRLLAHELGHAMGNALLHPDAAPYIPPGTIMEPSGIDGTNPDVVTQSMCALIEWPKKIPAKECLHPDPDSPKAAPQPPQTKDPKESQPPKK
- a CDS encoding thioredoxin family protein encodes the protein MLYQQLKDKNFEIVSVAQDTSGVKDAGPWIDPLKFANARPDLPKETIERARQTGPLTFTVLIDQEHLVSKLYNMVNVPTGVWINEKGRIVRPNEVAFVDDRFKSFSGLDSAPYISALKDWAEKGDASPYAMSEDRLREKLAPADPNIALAAAEFGLGEHLYKAGHLAEAIPHFKEAQRLNPKSWNYKRQAWALSDAKRDYGTSFREEVDKIGGSKVYYPPPELPKEKKP
- the pcaH gene encoding protocatechuate 3,4-dioxygenase subunit beta, which translates into the protein MPSPRSSGGAIPAVKGYRRSQAGTQPNHLHPAYASSVLRAPSQPLVRIPQTLSEVTGPLFAQEAARAKACDLTRRHAGEAIGERIIVSGRVMDEDGRPVPNTLIEIWQANAAGRYFHSVDQHNAPLDPNFAGCGQVSSDADGRYRFVSIRPGAYPWRNHYNAWRPSHIHFSVFGPAFATRLVTQMYFPGDPLLPFDPIFNCTADEQARRRLISVFDWESTVPEQAIGYQFNFILRGRDATPFEAKP